The DNA region CTCGTCCTCCAGCCACGACAGCGCGACGCGCGACTCGGGGGCGTCCAGGACCGGTCGGTAGGTGAGGTCCTTGCGGTGGTGCAGCCGGGCGAGGGACTGGGGGACGACAAGCAGACCCACTCCGGCGGCCACCAGCTCGACGGCGTCACCGGTCGTGGCGGGGCGCTCGATCGCGGGCCGCCCGGGCGGGCGCTCCCAGTCGAGCGTGTCGTCGAGGGGGTGCAGCAAGAGTTCGTCGACCAGGTCGTCGGCGGCCACCTCGTCGGCGGCGGCCAAGTGGTGGTCTTTGGGGATCACCACCACGGTCGACTCGGTGTAGAGCGGGATCGCGTGCAGGCCGGTCCGGTCGATCGGCAGCCGCAGCAGGACCGCGTCGGTGCCGCCGTCGCGCACCAGGTCGGCGGCTTCGCCCGCGGACACCTGCAGCAGGGTCAGCGCGATCTCGGGGGACCGCTCGTTCCAGGTCCGCACCCACTTGCCGGGTGTCACCCCAGGGACGTACGCGAGGCGGAATGGTGGTGGTACGTCCGAGCCTGTCACCAGGTCAGATTACCGGGCGTGAACGGCGTCGACGCACCTGCCCGTTACCCTTGACGCCATGAAGTCGCACAAGACCCCGCAGACGATGAAGCCCGCGACCGCGGCGAAGAAGCTGGGTGTCTACCTCGAGGCCACCCCCGCGGAGTTCCAGGACGGTGTCGTCTCGCGCGACGAGTTGAACGCCCTGCAGTCCGATCCGCCCGAGTGGCTGCGCGACCTGCGCCGCAACGGCCCGCACCCCCGCCCGGTCATCGCGGCGAAGCTCGGCATCTCCATCGGCGGCCTCGCTCGCGGTGGCGTCACCGACGCACTCACGACCGAGCAGGTCGACGCGTTGAAGACGGACAGCCCAGACTGGCTCCAGCGGGAACGCGCCACCCAGGCCGAGGTCCGCAAGGAAGCGGTGCGCGCCAAGACGGCGAAGCCGGAGCCCCGCCGCCCGCGGTCGTGACCAGGCAGGACGCGCACGCGTAAGCCCGGGGAGGACGGCGTTGGCCATCGCGGCCGGAGCAGTTGTAGGGACCGAGAGCGTGGTGGGAATGGGGTCGGGGGCCGGTCCGCAGCCTGTCTGCACGACGACTACGAGACCGACCCCCGACATCCTCCACAGTGGATCAACCCAGCGGGATCACGCCACGTCGTACCGGTCGAGGTTCATGACCTTGGTCCACGCGGCCACGAAGTCGGCGACGAACTTCTCCCGGGAGTCGTCGCCCGCGTAGACCTCGGCGACGGCGCGCAGTTCGGAGTTCGAGCCGAAGACGAGGTCGACGCGGCTGCCGGTCCACTTGACCTCGCCGGTGGCGCGGTCGCGGCCCTCGAAGGTCTCCGCGTCCTGGGCGGTCGGCGACCACTGCGTTCCCATGTCGAGCAGGTTCACGAAGAAGTCGTTGGTCAGCGACTCCGGCGTGGCGGTGAGGACACCCAGCGAGGACTGCTGGTGGTTCGCGCCCAGTACGCGCAGGCCGCCCACCAGCACGGTCAGCTCGGGTGCGCTCAGGGAGAGCAGGTTCGCGCGGTCGATGAGCAGGAACTCCGAGGGCAGTCGGTGGCCCTTGCCGCGGTAGTTGCGGAACCCGTCGGCGGTCGGCTCGAGCGCGGCGAAGGACTCGACGTCGGTCTGGTCCTGCGACGCGTCGGTGCGGCCCGGGGTGAACGGGACCTCGATGTCGTGGCCCGCGTTCTTTGCCGCCTGCTCGACCGCGGCGGACCCGCCGAGCACGATCAGGTCGGCCAGGGAGATCGGCTTGCCGAACGCGGCCTGGATGCCCTCCAGGGTGTGCAGCACCGTGGCCAGCGCGTCGGGCTCGTTGACCTCCCACTCACGCTGCGGCGCGAGGCGCAGGCGCGCGCCGTTCGCCCCGCCGCGCTTGTCGCTGCCGCGGAACGTCGACGCCGACGCCCACGCGGTGGCCACGAGCTGGGCGACCGACAGCCCGGACGCGAGGATCTGAGCCTTGAGGGCGGCGACGTCGTCCGCGCTGACGAGTTCGTGGTCGACGGCGGGCACCGGGTCCTGCCAGATCAGCGTCTCCTGCGGGACCAGTGGTCCGAGGTAGCGCTGGATCGGGCCCATGTCGCGGTGGGTGAGCTTGAACCACGCCCTGGCGAACGCGTCGGCGAACTGGTCCGGGTTCTCCAGGAAGCGCCGGGAGATGGGCTCGTAGACCGGGTCCATCCGCAGCGCGAGGTCGGTGGTCAGCATCGTCGGCTGGTGGGTCTTCGAGGCGTCGTGGGCGTCGGGCACGGTGCCCGCGGCGGCGCCGTCCTTCGGCTTCCACTGGTTGGCGCCCGCTGGGCTCTTCTCCAGCTGCCACTCGTGCGCGAACAGGGTCTCGAAGAAGCTGTTGTCCCAGGCCACCGGGGTGGCCGTCCAGATGCCCTCAAGGCCGCTGGTGATGGTGTCGCCGCCCTTGCCGGTGCCGAAGCTGTTCTTCCAGCCGAAGCCCTGCTCCTCGATCGACGCGCCCTCGGGCTCGGGACCGACGTGCTGCTCCGGGTCGGCCGCTCCGTGGGTCTTGCCGAAGGAGTGTCCGCCCGCGATCAGCGCGACGGTCTCCTCGTCGTTCATCGCCATCCGGCGGAAGGTCTCGCGGATGTCGCGGGCCGAGGCAAGCGGGTCCGGGTTGCCGTTGGGGCCTTCGGGGTTGACGTAGATGAGTCCCATCTGGACCGCGGCCAGGGGGCTTTCGAGCTCCCGGTCGCCGGTGTAGCGCTCGTCGCCGAGCCAGGTGCGCTCCGGGCCCCAGTAGACGTCCTCGTCGGGCTCCCAGACGTCGGCCCGGCCACCGGCGAAGCCGAAGGTCTTGAAGCCCATCGTCTCCAGGGCGCGGTTGCCGGTGAAGATCATCAGGTCGGCCCACGAGACCGTGCGGCCGTACTTCTTCTTGACCGGCCAG from Alloactinosynnema sp. L-07 includes:
- a CDS encoding LysR family substrate-binding domain-containing protein, with product MTGSDVPPPFRLAYVPGVTPGKWVRTWNERSPEIALTLLQVSAGEAADLVRDGGTDAVLLRLPIDRTGLHAIPLYTESTVVVIPKDHHLAAADEVAADDLVDELLLHPLDDTLDWERPPGRPAIERPATTGDAVELVAAGVGLLVVPQSLARLHHRKDLTYRPVLDAPESRVALSWLEDETTDAVEQFIGIVRGRTSNSTRGKRPESEPQQAPASKPAKRRSAPPQGKPAQGGRRGKPRKR
- the katG gene encoding catalase/peroxidase HPI; this translates as MSDSPDAVVGEMNGGCPVSAGRFNHPTEGGSNRTWWPNQLNLAILRKHSAVANPMGGDFDYAAAFGTVDLDALARDVDEVLTTSQEWWPADFGHYGPFMIRMAWHSAGTYRIEDGRGGAGAGMQRFAPLNSWPDNGNLDKARRLLWPVKKKYGRTVSWADLMIFTGNRALETMGFKTFGFAGGRADVWEPDEDVYWGPERTWLGDERYTGDRELESPLAAVQMGLIYVNPEGPNGNPDPLASARDIRETFRRMAMNDEETVALIAGGHSFGKTHGAADPEQHVGPEPEGASIEEQGFGWKNSFGTGKGGDTITSGLEGIWTATPVAWDNSFFETLFAHEWQLEKSPAGANQWKPKDGAAAGTVPDAHDASKTHQPTMLTTDLALRMDPVYEPISRRFLENPDQFADAFARAWFKLTHRDMGPIQRYLGPLVPQETLIWQDPVPAVDHELVSADDVAALKAQILASGLSVAQLVATAWASASTFRGSDKRGGANGARLRLAPQREWEVNEPDALATVLHTLEGIQAAFGKPISLADLIVLGGSAAVEQAAKNAGHDIEVPFTPGRTDASQDQTDVESFAALEPTADGFRNYRGKGHRLPSEFLLIDRANLLSLSAPELTVLVGGLRVLGANHQQSSLGVLTATPESLTNDFFVNLLDMGTQWSPTAQDAETFEGRDRATGEVKWTGSRVDLVFGSNSELRAVAEVYAGDDSREKFVADFVAAWTKVMNLDRYDVA
- a CDS encoding DUF5997 family protein, producing the protein MKSHKTPQTMKPATAAKKLGVYLEATPAEFQDGVVSRDELNALQSDPPEWLRDLRRNGPHPRPVIAAKLGISIGGLARGGVTDALTTEQVDALKTDSPDWLQRERATQAEVRKEAVRAKTAKPEPRRPRS